A window from Malania oleifera isolate guangnan ecotype guangnan chromosome 7, ASM2987363v1, whole genome shotgun sequence encodes these proteins:
- the LOC131160578 gene encoding probable inactive purple acid phosphatase 27 — protein MEVMIPSIALLLVLASFGSVFSSHTNGLGEQPLARIAIHKTSLALRDSASIKAYPVLLGVEGEDAQWITVDLHYPDPSNDDWVGVFSPAHFNSSTCPPVESRDQTPYICSAPIKYKYANETSPSYAKTGNASLKFRLINQRADFSFALFSGSLSNPKLVAISNFISFLNPEAPLYPRLALGKSWDEMTVTWTSGYDIDRAVPFVEWGMEGQLEVRSAAGTLTFHQNSMCGSPARDVGWRDPGFIHTSFLKNLWPNSMYTYRMGHKLTNGSYIWSKTYKFKSSPYPGQDSLQRVIIFGDMGKAERDGSNEYSNYQPGSLNTTDQLIRDLNNIDIVFHIGDLSYANGYISQWDQFTSQVEPIASTVPYMIASGNHERDWPGSGSFYTNDDSGGECGVLAETMFYVPAENRAKFWYPTDYGMFHFCIADTEHDWREGTEQYKFIERCLASADRQKQPWLIFAAHRVLGYSSGSWHGLEGSFEEPMGRESLQKLWQKYKVDIAFFGHVHNYERTCPIYQNQCVNSEKSDYSGTVNGTIHVVVGGGGSHLSKFSELQTVWSLYRDYDYGFVKLTAFNHSSLLFEYKKSSDGKVYDSFTISRDYRDVLACVHDGCEPTTLAT, from the exons ATGGAGGTCATGATACCTTCGATTGCGCTTTTATTGGTACTAGCGAGCTTCGGCTCTGTTTTTTCTTCTCATACAAATGGTTTAGGCGAGCAGCCACTAGCGAGGATCGCCATACACAAGACCTCCCTGGCTCTCCGCGACTCGGCTTCGATCAAAGCATACCCGGTTCTTCTGGGCGTGGAG GGAGAGGATGCTCAATGGATAACTGTGGATCTTCACTACCCTGACCCCTCTAATGATGACTGGGTTGGAGTTTTTTCTCCTGCACATTTCAA CTCATCAACCTGTCCACCTGTAGAATCGAGAGATCAGACCCCATATATATGTTCTGCTCCCATTAAG TACAAATATGCAAATGAGACCAGTCCAAGTTATGCAAAGACAGGAAACGCTTCTTTAAAGTTCCGGTTGATCAATCAGAGAGCAGATTTCTCTTTTGCATTATTTTCAGGCAGTTTGTCAAAT CCAAAACTTGTGGCAATATCAAACTTTATATCATTTTTGAATCCTGAAGCACCTCTTTATCCACGCCTTGCTCTAGGAAAGTCTTGGGATGAA ATGACAGTAACCTGGACTAGTGGTTATGACATAGATAGAGCAGTTCCTTTTGTTGAGTGGGGTATGGAGGGGCAGCTTGAAGTACGCTCAGCAGCTGGAACATTGACATTTCATCAGAACAGCATGTGTG GTTCACCTGCACGAGATGTTGGTTGGCGTGATCCAGGTTTCATACATACAAgttttttaaagaatttgtgGCCCAATTCTAT GTACACTTACAGGATGGGCCACAAATTGACCAATGGTTCATATATTTGGAGCAAGACCTATAAATTCAAATCGTCTCCATATCCTGGACAGGACTCATTGCAGCGTGTTATAATATTTGGTGACATGGGAAAG GCAGAGCGTGATGGTTCAAATGAGTATAGTAATTATCAGCCTGGTTCACTGAATACCACAGATCAACTCATCAGGGACTTGAACAATATTGACATAGTTTTCCATATCGGTGATCTATCATATGCAAATGGGTACATCTCACAATGGGACCAATTCACGTCACAGGTGGAACCAATTGCATCAACAGTGCCCTATATGATCGCAAG CGGTAATCATGAACGAGATTGGCCAGGGTCAGGATCATTCTATACAAATGATGATTCAGGTGGGGAATGTGGCGTGCTTGCTGAGACCATGTTCTATGTTCCTGCTGAGAACAGAGCTAAGTTTTG GTATCCGACAGATTATGGCATGTTTCATTTCTGTATTGCAGACACTGAGCATGACTGGAGGGAGGGAACTGAACAATATAAGTTTATTGAGCGCTGCCTTGCATCAGCAGACAGGCAGAAACAGCCTTGGTTGATCTTTGCCGCTCATCGTGTGCTTGGGTATTCCAGTGGTTCTTGGCATGGTCTGGAGGGCTCATTTGAAGAGCCCATGGGAAGGGAAAGCTTGCAAAAACTCTGGCAGAAGTACAAGGTTGACATTGCATTTTTCGGCCATGTCCATAACTATGAGAGGACATGCCCTATTTACCAG AATCAATGTGTAAACTCGGAAAAGTCTGACTACTCTGGCACTGTGAACGGGACAATCCATGTCGTGGTTGGTGGGGGAGGCAGCCACCTTTCGAAGTTTAGTGAGCTGCAAACTGTTTGGAGTCTTTACAGAGATTATGACTATGGATTTGTCAAATTGACTGCATTCAACCACTCATCTCTTCTCTTTGAGTACAAGAAGAGCAGTGATGGGAAGGTCTATGATTCATTCACCATCTCAAGGGATTACAGAGATGTGTTGGCCTGTGTTCACGATGGTTGTGAACCAACCACTTTGGCAACTTGA